TAGTAGAAGTGACCATTTCCCAAAAGACTACTTCACCAACGCCGTCTACAGAGGTCACTATTTCAAACAGATGAGCTAACGTATCGTCTTCTTTAATCAAGATTCTAATTTTCTTCTCTACCTCGTTTATCTGCTTGTCAAGGGCTTCTACAGGTTTTTGGTTGAGCTTCTGTAATTCTCTTTGTAGCTTCTTATCTTGGAAAGGAGCTGCTTCTTTGACTGGTACATTCAAGGCGTGTTTGGTAGTAATGAAACGCTTACGCAGGGCGACCAACTGCTTCAAATGAGTCAGTACGCCTCGTTCAGGTTGCCAGATCACGGCTTGGTCAGCATGTCGATACCCATACTCTGCGATGCGAAGAGCATCCACTTTATCGCTCTTACCACGTTGTAGTCCCATTGAGCGTTTGATACGCATTGAGGATTCCAACCAAAACGGGATGTCACGTTGTGTAGCAAAAGTAAGCAGCACCTGACTATAAATGCCAGTATGTTCGCAACAGAGTAGGCTCTTAGTAAGATCAATACCCTCATTTTGGCATTGTGTTTCAAACTGCATCACCCCTGTTTCATTGTTTTCTACAGAAATATGAAACAGAACATTTTGTTGATCTCTAACAGCCAAGTCTAGCGAGTTCTTACTCACATCAATGCCTACATAAAAAGAAAATTGCATAACTTTGAGATTAAGGTAAAACAACAAATCAGGATACTTTCAAAGCCTTACTACTGGGTCTCAAACCCAAATTTCTACTTGAAGCTTGTCCTGACAAAACTAGCTTGGGTACTGAATCGGCGCATAAGGCTCTCTTAGCGGCGGCCATAGGTCACCCGAGCTAGTTTACCTTTTGGTAGCTGTGAATATATGGATAACTCTGGCGACCGGCGTCCCGGCGAGTTACCGCGCCTCGGGGGCCCACATGTTCACAGCTTAGTAGCGATAACATCTTTCTTTGAATTTTAATACACTACAAACCTAAAGGCGTCGGCTTGTGCCTATTCCTGCTACATCTACTATTTCGGTGCTGTCTTCTTAAAAGAAGAGTTGGACTTTGGTATCGTGTGCTACCTCATCCGTTCTAATAGCCTCAGTATGTAGTTCCTGTTCGTCAGTACAGACACCGCAGTCTAGCTTACTTCAGTGTATGGATCACTCCAAACCACCTTGCCACTTGCTTAGCTTGGGGTAACGACTCCCCCGCCTACGGGACTATTTCCTAGTGAATGTTACACCAGGACTTTCACCCTTTGGGACGTCCTTTTAAAGAACTATATTTACCATTCAAGGCACACACATTCCATAGCCTCTACGCTTCGGCCGATTGCCTCGCCAGCGGCTATGGTAGCCGTTATGCCACATCAGAAAAAGAAAACTAGAAAAACATAAAAAAACCAAATGAGATACATACCTTTAGCGTTAGTAACGTTGTAAGTAAGTATGATAATTTCATTTGGGTCAAAGCAAACGGAGAAAGAGTGGCGAAATGGCCTATTGAGATTCAGAAAATAGGAAGGCGTAAACTTAGAATGTTGAACAGTTCACAGAATATTGCAGATCTAAGAATTCCACCTTCAAACAGATTGGAAAAGCTTTCTGGCAACCTCAACGAGTTTTACAGTATCAGGATTAACGCCCAATGGAGAATCATTTTTCAATGGGAAAACGGACAAGCTTCATTAGTAGAAATCATTGATTATCATTAGTTATGGAAAATTTACCTAATATTCATCCAGGGGAAGTACTACAGGAAGAGTTTCTCATTCCTTTAAATGTTTCTGCATATAGACTGTCCAAAGAACTAGGTATTCCACAAACCAGGATCAGTGAAATCATCAAAGGTCGGAGAAGAATTACAGCAGATACAGCACTTAGATTAAGTTACTACTTTGGAGTGAGTGCTAAATTCTGGCTAGGATTACAAGATGATTATGATCTTGAAGAAGAAACAAGAGCAAAGAAATCAGAACTGGAAAAAATCAAGAAATATGAAAATGACGTGGTATAACAGACCATAAACGCAAAGCTATGCCTGCAACTGTATTAACTATTATATGCAACACAAGCAAAGATTCAAACTCAATGCTTTGAAGCCCATCAAGTCATTCTACATAAATATTTTTACAAATACCATTAATTCTCTTACCCCCCTGACATAGGGCTGTCACTAAGCAGTTTTACGTTTGTACAATATTAAACTTCTAAACAGTACAAGCATGACAAACGTAGCCAACACCCGTCACCATCAAATCAAATTTCCTAAGCCTACCTTTATTTCGGTTAATGGAATAAAACTAGAGGTATTTGAAGCAGGCACCCAAAATACCGATAAACCTATTGTACTCTGCCACGGCTTTCCGGAGCATGCATTTTCTTGGCGTTACCAGATTCCCGCACTAGAAGCAGCTGGCTATCATGTTATTGTGCCTAACCAAAGAGGTTATGGCAACTCGTCTTGCCCTACCGAAGTATCCGCTTATGACATTGCGCACTTAACCGCTGACCTTGTGGCCTTACTTGATTACTATGGATATAAAGCTGCTAGCTTTGTAGGTCATGACTGGGGTGCCAATGTGGTCTGGAACCTTGCTCTACTGCATCCTGAACGGGTATGTAAAGTCATTAACCTGGCTTTGCCTTACCAAGAGAGAGGAGAAAAACCCTGGATTGAATTTATGGAAGAGGTTTTTGGAGAGGATTTCTATTTTGTACACTTCAATAAGCAAGCAGGTGTGGCAGACGCTGTACTAGAAGAAAACACCTCTCAGTTTCTTCGTAATCTGTTTCGTAAAAATATTCCACCTTCGCCGCCAGAACCCGGCATGTCTATGATCAATCTTGCCAGAGCAGTTGACCCGCTGGGTGAGCCCATTATGAGTGAGCACGATTTGTCTATTTTTGTCTCTGCTTTTCAGGCATCAGGCTTTACAGGGAGTATAAACTGGTACCGAAACCTTGACCGTAACTGGCATTTGCTAGCCAATGTAAAGCCCTTGATTCTACAACCTACCTTAATGATATATGGCGATCAGGATTTGATACCCAAGTCTCAGAGCTTACAAAGCATTGCGCCAAATTTGGATGTGCTTTGCCTGGATTGCGGCCATTGGATTCAGCAAGAAAAGCCGGAGGAAACTAATCAGGCAATTTTAAAATGGCTGGAAGTACAAAACACATACAGCTCCAATAAAAGGACTTAATTTCTGGCAGCAAAGAGTAATTACCTCACATGCTACTACTGCCCTTATGCTTAATCCTTAAGTATGGCTAGAACCAAAAAGTATACATGATTTGAAATTCCGTATAAGGTCTTAGAATAGTTTAGTAACGAACTTTGTCTTGTTCTATTTATGAAAAAACAAGATAACATGAGTACTAATAACCAATTTGGAAAAAAAGGCTGGACACCTGAACGAATCGGGTCTCTAAAAGGCAAAACATACGTAATAACAGGTACTACCAGCGGCACCGGATTTGAAGCTTCGCGGATACTATTGTCTAAGGGAGCAAAAGTGGTAATGTTAAACCGTAGTGCAAATAAGTCAGAAGATGCCATCGCGACTCTCAAGAAAGAACTGGGTAATGAGATAGATGTATCCTTTGTTCACATGGATTTGGCAAAACAGGCTTCGGTGAGAAAAGCAGCACAAGAAGTACTTGAGAAGGTAACACGTATAGATGCATTACTTTGTAATGCTGCCATCGCTCAGGTGCCCACGCAGAAACTTTCTGTTGATGGCTTTGAAAGCCAACTTGGCGTGAACCACTACGGTCATTTTACACTACAAGGCCTTCTCTTTCCTCTTATTGAAAAATCTAAAGGTCGTATTGTAACGGTAGGTAGCATGGGGTATAATTTAGGTCTTAAAACCATCAAGTTTGATGATTTAAACTGGGATAAAGATTACACACCTAATCATGCTTATAGCCAAAGTAAATTAGCGCAAATCATGACCGTTTATGAATTGCAGGATAGGCTGGAAAAGGCAGGTAAAACCGATGTAAAAGTATATGCCTGTCACCCTGGAGCTTCCAGAACTTCACTGATCAGAACCAGCGGCAGTTTAATGACACGATTTATTTGGCAACTGATGAAATTATCCCCGATGGTACAATCGGCTGAAAAAGGATCGTATCCGGAATTGATGTGCGCCACAGAGCCAGACTTGGACCAAAAGGGCTTTTATGGGCCTACAGGACGAGGTTATTTTAAAGGTCCAGTTGGCGAATGTAAGTTAGAGCCGCACGCTAAAGACAAAGTTGTAGCAGAAAAGTTATGGGAAGTGTCAGAAGAAGCAACGGGTTTTAAGTGGAACTTATAATTTAGATAACCTCAAAATAAAGCATTATGGATATTTTAAAAGCAGCCACCGACTGGGCAAAAGCTGAACTTTTTTCAACGCCTTTTTTTATCCTTTTTGGGGTGGCATTTATGGCAGCTAGCTTCGGGTTTTGGCAATTAGGAAAAACCGATATGGCTAGAGCTTACATTACTCCTACTCTGGTAGCAGGTGGATTACTTATGATTATTGGGCTGGGATTATTTTTTACCAATAAAGCTAGGGTTAAACAATTTGAAACGGCTTACAATAAGGACGTTTCTGCTTTTGTAGCCTCAGAAATTGAGCGCGCAGAAAGCACTCTAAAGGAATATACAACTATTGTTTTTACAGCCGTTCCTATTATTATCGCGGCCTGTGCTATAGTGCTTCTGTTTGCAAACGCACCTATCTGGCGCGCTAGCATGATTACTACTATTGCCATGCTAGTAATTATCTTATTGGTTGACGGAACGGCTCACGCCCGAATTGATGCCTACCATAAACAACTGTTATCTGTAGAAAAAGAACTTAAAAACTAAGATGCAGCATTTTAAAACTTTATCAGCTTACTTAGATTACATTGAATTACCGCGACCGGAGCACCCTATGCTAAGTTTGTTTTCCGCAACTGGCGAAGGTTCTTTGCCCTGTCCGAAAGAGAGTTCCCCTCCTATCACCAACGATTGCTATTCTATTAGTTTAAAAAAGATTGTAAAGGGAGACCTA
This window of the Porifericola rhodea genome carries:
- a CDS encoding SDR family oxidoreductase, with protein sequence MKKQDNMSTNNQFGKKGWTPERIGSLKGKTYVITGTTSGTGFEASRILLSKGAKVVMLNRSANKSEDAIATLKKELGNEIDVSFVHMDLAKQASVRKAAQEVLEKVTRIDALLCNAAIAQVPTQKLSVDGFESQLGVNHYGHFTLQGLLFPLIEKSKGRIVTVGSMGYNLGLKTIKFDDLNWDKDYTPNHAYSQSKLAQIMTVYELQDRLEKAGKTDVKVYACHPGASRTSLIRTSGSLMTRFIWQLMKLSPMVQSAEKGSYPELMCATEPDLDQKGFYGPTGRGYFKGPVGECKLEPHAKDKVVAEKLWEVSEEATGFKWNL
- a CDS encoding alpha/beta fold hydrolase, producing MTNVANTRHHQIKFPKPTFISVNGIKLEVFEAGTQNTDKPIVLCHGFPEHAFSWRYQIPALEAAGYHVIVPNQRGYGNSSCPTEVSAYDIAHLTADLVALLDYYGYKAASFVGHDWGANVVWNLALLHPERVCKVINLALPYQERGEKPWIEFMEEVFGEDFYFVHFNKQAGVADAVLEENTSQFLRNLFRKNIPPSPPEPGMSMINLARAVDPLGEPIMSEHDLSIFVSAFQASGFTGSINWYRNLDRNWHLLANVKPLILQPTLMIYGDQDLIPKSQSLQSIAPNLDVLCLDCGHWIQQEKPEETNQAILKWLEVQNTYSSNKRT
- a CDS encoding IS110 family transposase, with protein sequence MQFSFYVGIDVSKNSLDLAVRDQQNVLFHISVENNETGVMQFETQCQNEGIDLTKSLLCCEHTGIYSQVLLTFATQRDIPFWLESSMRIKRSMGLQRGKSDKVDALRIAEYGYRHADQAVIWQPERGVLTHLKQLVALRKRFITTKHALNVPVKEAAPFQDKKLQRELQKLNQKPVEALDKQINEVEKKIRILIKEDDTLAHLFEIVTSVDGVGEVVFWEMVTSTNEFKFFRCPRKFACYSGVAPFEHSSGISIRGKMRVSHLANKQMKKLLHMAAMSAVAAEGELADYYQRKVAQGKAKMAVLNAVRNKIIHRVFACVRDNRKYKKNYAHALA
- a CDS encoding type II toxin-antitoxin system RelE/ParE family toxin, coding for MLNSSQNIADLRIPPSNRLEKLSGNLNEFYSIRINAQWRIIFQWENGQASLVEIIDYH
- a CDS encoding HigA family addiction module antitoxin, coding for MENLPNIHPGEVLQEEFLIPLNVSAYRLSKELGIPQTRISEIIKGRRRITADTALRLSYYFGVSAKFWLGLQDDYDLEEETRAKKSELEKIKKYENDVV